The proteins below come from a single Bacteroidota bacterium genomic window:
- the rplS gene encoding 50S ribosomal protein L19: MTFVEDMVTVKEFPAFKAGDTVTVQYKIKEGGKERIQNFTGIVIQRKGTGITATFTVRKMSGSTGVERIFPVSSPFIEDITVNKKGVVRRARIFYLRGLTGKKARIKEKRV; the protein is encoded by the coding sequence ATGACTTTCGTCGAAGATATGGTCACAGTTAAAGAGTTTCCGGCTTTTAAGGCAGGCGATACCGTTACAGTTCAGTATAAAATTAAAGAAGGTGGTAAGGAGAGGATTCAGAACTTCACTGGCATCGTGATCCAGCGAAAAGGAACCGGAATAACCGCTACTTTCACTGTCAGGAAAATGTCAGGCAGCACAGGTGTTGAAAGGATATTTCCAGTTTCATCCCCATTCATTGAAGATATTACTGTAAATAAAAAAGGCGTTGTACGCCGCGCAAGAATATTCTACCTGCGAGGCCTCACAGGTAAAAAAGCAAGAATTAAAGAAAAAAGAGTGTAG